From the Pseudomonas baltica genome, one window contains:
- a CDS encoding GntR family transcriptional regulator — protein sequence MNAHLFPIDPAPSRGSQSRDEHIYQEILDAIVEHRLLPGVRLPEDALAEAFNVSRTGIRKVLQRLALERMVTLRLHRGAEVAQPSAKEAQDVFAARQLIEPAVMPAVVANADAAQLKQLRALVDEEHQAQRQGLQSRAIQLSARFHVQLVALADNQVFSEQVASLTTRSSLIIAVYGSRRSVGCDCGDHLELVELLERGDASAAAQWMGEHLTSIRASLHIDPKTPAEPDFKSLFKR from the coding sequence ATGAACGCCCATCTGTTTCCCATCGATCCCGCCCCCAGCCGTGGCAGCCAGAGCCGCGACGAGCACATCTACCAGGAGATCCTCGACGCCATCGTCGAGCATCGCCTGTTGCCCGGTGTGCGGCTGCCGGAAGACGCCCTTGCCGAGGCCTTCAACGTCAGCCGCACGGGCATTCGCAAGGTGCTGCAACGCCTGGCGCTGGAGCGCATGGTGACGCTGCGCCTGCATCGCGGTGCAGAAGTGGCGCAGCCCAGCGCCAAGGAGGCTCAGGATGTGTTTGCCGCACGCCAGCTGATCGAGCCGGCGGTGATGCCCGCCGTGGTCGCCAATGCCGACGCCGCGCAACTCAAGCAACTGCGCGCGCTGGTGGATGAGGAACACCAGGCGCAACGCCAAGGGCTGCAAAGCCGGGCGATCCAGTTGTCGGCGCGTTTTCATGTGCAGCTGGTGGCGCTGGCCGACAATCAGGTGTTCAGCGAGCAGGTCGCCAGCCTGACCACCCGTTCGTCCCTGATCATCGCCGTCTACGGCTCGCGGCGCAGCGTCGGGTGCGACTGTGGCGATCATCTGGAACTGGTCGAGTTGCTGGAGCGCGGCGACGCCAGCGCGGCGGCGCAGTGGATGGGTGAGCACCTGACCAGCATCCGCGCCAGCTTGCACATCGACCCGAAAACCCCGGCCGAGCCGGATTTCAAAAGCCTTTTCAAACGTTGA
- a CDS encoding aspartate/glutamate racemase family protein has protein sequence MKIQVINPNTSRSMTTSIGRAAMAVARPETEIIACCPQDGPASIEGHFDEAIAAVGVLEEVRKGVAAGIDAHVIACFGDPGLLAARELARGPVIGIAEAAFHVASLICTRFAVVTTLTRTRIIAEHLLRNYGMTEHCTSVRCVDIAVLELEALGEDLLVERIAEQALLVRDQEGAGAIVLGCGGMADLPARVSERVGLPVIDGVAAAVKLAEMLVELGLRTSKHGDLAYPLAKGFAGRFGHFGL, from the coding sequence ATGAAAATTCAGGTCATCAACCCCAACACCAGCCGCAGCATGACCACCAGTATCGGCCGCGCCGCCATGGCCGTGGCGCGGCCTGAAACTGAAATCATCGCGTGCTGCCCGCAAGACGGCCCGGCCTCCATCGAAGGGCATTTCGACGAAGCCATCGCTGCGGTCGGCGTGCTGGAGGAGGTGCGCAAAGGCGTGGCGGCGGGTATCGATGCCCACGTGATCGCCTGCTTCGGCGACCCCGGCCTGTTGGCTGCCAGAGAGCTGGCGCGCGGCCCGGTGATCGGCATCGCCGAAGCAGCGTTCCATGTCGCCAGCCTGATCTGCACGCGCTTTGCCGTGGTGACGACCCTGACGCGCACGCGGATCATCGCCGAGCACCTGCTGCGCAATTACGGCATGACCGAGCACTGCACGTCGGTGCGCTGTGTCGATATCGCGGTGCTGGAACTCGAAGCGTTGGGCGAGGACCTACTGGTCGAGCGCATTGCCGAACAGGCCCTGCTGGTGCGGGATCAAGAAGGGGCGGGGGCGATCGTGCTGGGCTGCGGCGGCATGGCCGATCTGCCGGCGCGGGTGAGTGAGCGCGTCGGATTACCGGTGATCGATGGCGTGGCCGCTGCGGTCAAATTGGCCGAGATGTTGGTCGAGTTGGGGTTGCGGACCAGCAAACATGGCGATCTGGCGTATCCGCTGGCCAAAGGCTTCGCCGGGCGCTTTGGTCACTTTGGTCTGTAG
- a CDS encoding amidohydrolase yields the protein MTTIHWPMPANACDAHLHINDPRFAPSPTGSGGRTLDDYRRVQQHLGLQRAVIVQSKLYGTDNRCLLDALHQLTGQGRGIAVVAPSISDDELQSLHEGGVRGLRFSLWKAADQVVHVEDIAALAARVAQWGWHIQIHMAAEQILDQQALLANLPVPIVFDHLGRLPPGSAASHPAFRFIAGLIEADRAWVKLSGAYLNTAIGGPDYPDASLIAKAFAQCAPQRLVWGSDWPHVTEAHAPDDARLLELLGEWTGSEAARDAVLVDNPARLYGFD from the coding sequence ATGACCACGATCCACTGGCCAATGCCGGCAAACGCCTGCGACGCGCATCTGCATATCAACGATCCACGCTTTGCCCCGTCACCGACGGGCAGTGGCGGCCGCACCCTGGATGACTATCGCCGGGTGCAGCAGCATCTGGGTCTGCAACGAGCGGTCATCGTGCAGTCGAAACTCTACGGCACTGATAACCGCTGCCTGCTCGATGCCCTCCATCAGTTGACCGGCCAGGGCCGGGGTATCGCGGTGGTCGCGCCTTCGATCAGTGACGATGAGCTCCAGAGCCTGCACGAAGGCGGCGTGCGCGGCCTGCGCTTCAGCCTGTGGAAGGCGGCCGACCAGGTGGTGCACGTCGAGGATATCGCCGCGCTGGCAGCGCGCGTCGCCCAATGGGGCTGGCACATACAGATCCACATGGCCGCCGAGCAAATCCTCGACCAGCAGGCGTTACTGGCGAATCTTCCGGTGCCGATCGTGTTCGATCACCTCGGCCGCCTGCCGCCGGGCAGCGCCGCCAGCCATCCGGCATTCAGATTCATCGCCGGTTTGATCGAGGCTGATCGGGCCTGGGTCAAGCTCAGTGGCGCCTACCTGAATACCGCGATCGGCGGCCCGGATTATCCCGACGCCTCGCTGATCGCCAAGGCCTTTGCGCAGTGCGCGCCCCAGCGGCTCGTATGGGGCAGCGACTGGCCGCACGTGACCGAAGCCCATGCGCCGGATGATGCGCGCTTGCTGGAATTACTCGGGGAATGGACGGGCAGTGAAGCCGCGCGCGACGCCGTGCTGGTCGACAATCCAGCGCGGCTGTATGGCTTCGACTGA
- a CDS encoding TIGR00366 family protein — translation MHSTAPLGLSGGHRTLRTRFTESTIALFERTIPDPFVLAMFITFVVAAVAWMVAPNFSLDALLSGWYKGFFNIFTFALQITLVLVLGNAMAHAPVVQRFFTRVIAFARTPAQAGAMIFLCVAITSFFNWGFGLVLSALLAREIAKRMRVDFAWLVAAGFSGWVVWAGGLSSSIVLAQTSPGNPMNVVEKVSGQVLSINEMVFTAFNMVPTLALLVIMPFVLAALRPRDEDAVVLDTSRYPDPVPSVKPQGPRSFAQFLEYSPLGSLLMGALGIGVIAASWFGHVQLSGVNGVITVMFTAGVLLHGYPLAYADAVKGAARQSGSMLLQYPLYGGIMGMMEATGLPGVIAKGFVAISTAHTLPFWSYVCSLLVTFLIPSGGGHWAVQGPFAIPAAMTLHASLPATTMAVAMGEQVSNMMQPFWAAPVVAMAGVGVQRVLGFTFVTFLVAAFAYGAALLLLV, via the coding sequence ATGCACAGCACCGCCCCCTTGGGCCTCTCTGGAGGCCATCGAACCTTGCGCACACGCTTTACCGAAAGCACCATCGCGCTGTTTGAGCGGACCATCCCCGACCCCTTCGTGCTTGCCATGTTCATCACCTTCGTGGTCGCCGCCGTGGCCTGGATGGTAGCGCCTAACTTCAGCCTCGATGCCCTGCTCAGCGGCTGGTACAAGGGCTTCTTCAACATCTTCACCTTTGCCCTGCAGATCACCCTGGTGCTGGTACTGGGCAACGCCATGGCCCATGCGCCGGTGGTGCAGCGCTTCTTCACTCGGGTGATTGCGTTTGCACGCACACCAGCACAGGCAGGGGCGATGATCTTCCTCTGTGTGGCCATCACCTCGTTCTTCAACTGGGGCTTCGGTCTGGTGCTCAGCGCCCTGCTCGCCCGGGAAATCGCCAAGCGCATGCGCGTCGACTTCGCCTGGCTGGTGGCGGCCGGGTTCTCCGGCTGGGTGGTCTGGGCAGGCGGCCTGTCGAGCTCCATCGTGCTGGCGCAAACCAGCCCCGGCAACCCGATGAACGTCGTGGAGAAGGTCAGCGGCCAGGTGCTGAGCATCAACGAGATGGTATTCACCGCGTTCAACATGGTGCCGACCCTGGCGCTGCTGGTGATCATGCCCTTCGTGCTCGCCGCCCTGCGCCCGCGTGACGAAGACGCTGTGGTGCTAGACACCAGCCGCTATCCCGACCCTGTCCCTAGCGTCAAACCCCAAGGGCCGCGCAGCTTCGCGCAGTTCCTCGAATACTCGCCACTGGGCAGCCTGCTCATGGGCGCGCTGGGCATCGGCGTGATCGCCGCGTCGTGGTTCGGCCATGTGCAGCTGTCGGGCGTCAATGGCGTGATCACCGTGATGTTCACCGCTGGCGTGCTGCTGCATGGCTACCCGCTGGCCTATGCCGACGCGGTCAAGGGCGCGGCGCGGCAAAGCGGCTCGATGCTCCTGCAATACCCGCTGTACGGCGGCATCATGGGCATGATGGAAGCCACCGGGCTGCCGGGGGTGATCGCCAAAGGCTTCGTGGCGATCTCCACCGCGCACACCCTGCCGTTCTGGAGCTACGTGTGCTCGTTGCTGGTGACTTTCTTGATCCCCAGCGGTGGCGGGCACTGGGCCGTGCAAGGGCCGTTCGCGATCCCGGCGGCCATGACCCTGCACGCCTCGTTGCCAGCCACTACCATGGCCGTGGCCATGGGCGAGCAGGTGTCGAACATGATGCAGCCGTTCTGGGCCGCGCCGGTGGTCGCCATGGCCGGGGTCGGCGTGCAGCGGGTGCTGGGCTTCACCTTCGTGACTTTTCTGGTGGCGGCGTTTGCCTATGGTGCAGCGTTACTGCTGTTGGTCTAA
- a CDS encoding CoA transferase, translated as MPSAVQPASGPLAGITVLDLSAYIAGPYGCSLLADQGARVIKVEPPSGDNLRKYPSTLSSESRAFLGVNRSKDGVALDLKTAGGLQALLTLVREADVLVHNFRPGVPQRLGIGYAELQTLNPRLIYCAVTGYGEKGPLKAKAGYDQVLQTMTGMCVAQAKPGGAPEVLYGSVVDYYAAAMVASGVASALYERERTGLGQEVGVSLLRSALAMQSARLVWADDEPRELDRDMRSGGITGIHPTREGHLYLSANTPHFWKALCEKTGLAHLASDERFDTVRKRAEQHQVIVPQLHEALQQHSALEWEQVFGEAVPCAAARRVDDMFDDPQCLAEELIGEFEHPVVGRYRGFTRAIDFGRTPGPKPFAAPVFGADSDRVMAEYGFNAEQIDVLRANGALL; from the coding sequence ATGCCTTCTGCTGTTCAACCCGCATCCGGCCCTCTGGCCGGCATCACCGTTCTTGACCTCAGCGCCTACATCGCCGGCCCCTATGGCTGCTCGCTGCTGGCCGACCAAGGCGCCCGGGTGATCAAGGTCGAGCCGCCCAGTGGCGACAATCTGCGTAAATACCCGTCGACCCTGAGCAGCGAAAGCCGTGCCTTTTTGGGCGTCAACCGCAGCAAGGACGGCGTCGCGCTGGACCTCAAGACCGCCGGCGGTCTGCAGGCGTTGCTGACCCTGGTGCGCGAAGCCGACGTGCTGGTGCACAATTTTCGCCCCGGCGTGCCCCAGCGGCTAGGCATCGGTTATGCCGAGTTGCAGACCCTCAACCCACGGCTGATCTATTGCGCGGTCACCGGCTATGGCGAAAAAGGCCCGCTCAAGGCCAAGGCCGGCTACGACCAGGTGCTGCAGACCATGACCGGCATGTGCGTGGCCCAGGCCAAGCCTGGCGGCGCGCCCGAAGTGCTGTACGGCTCGGTGGTGGATTACTATGCGGCAGCGATGGTCGCCAGCGGCGTAGCCTCGGCCTTGTACGAGCGCGAGCGCACCGGGCTGGGCCAGGAAGTCGGCGTATCGTTACTGCGCAGTGCCTTGGCGATGCAATCGGCGCGGCTGGTGTGGGCCGACGACGAACCCCGCGAGCTCGACCGAGACATGCGCTCGGGGGGCATCACCGGTATTCATCCGACCCGCGAAGGCCACCTGTACCTGTCGGCCAACACGCCGCACTTCTGGAAGGCGCTGTGCGAGAAAACCGGCCTGGCGCACCTTGCGTCCGACGAGCGCTTCGACACGGTGCGCAAGCGTGCTGAACAGCATCAGGTGATCGTCCCGCAGTTGCACGAGGCTCTGCAGCAACACAGCGCCCTGGAATGGGAGCAGGTCTTCGGCGAGGCGGTACCCTGTGCCGCCGCGCGCCGGGTCGACGACATGTTCGACGACCCACAGTGCCTGGCCGAAGAGCTGATCGGCGAGTTCGAGCATCCGGTGGTGGGCCGTTATCGAGGCTTCACCCGGGCCATCGACTTCGGTCGCACCCCTGGGCCAAAGCCGTTTGCCGCGCCGGTGTTCGGCGCCGACTCGGATCGGGTGATGGCCGAATACGGCTTCAATGCCGAACAGATCGACGTGCTGCGGGCTAACGGCGCGCTGCTCTGA
- a CDS encoding LysR family transcriptional regulator: protein MDTRYLDSFLHVAQLGSTAAAARKLNLTPTAVAQRVKALEHEVGQTLLSRAGRTMQLTAAGAALLGPAADLLQRTRDLRAIAALDSVVGELRIGCISSAMAYVVPGVLANLIDNYEHLHPHVEPAVSTELYRKVLAGDIDIALLVLPQFDLPKEFIWRPLRNEPFVVLAPQALAQQAAHEVLRSEPFIRYHRSSWGGVMADRYLLQNGIQPRERFEIDTLDAIAAMVRGQLGVSLVPQWRPLHGQLDGLAQIALPGTGLHRPIGLVWKRNSAKERLIEVFCEVLFAESTTK, encoded by the coding sequence ATGGACACACGCTATCTCGACAGCTTCCTGCACGTAGCGCAGCTCGGCTCCACCGCTGCCGCCGCGCGCAAGCTAAACCTCACCCCCACCGCGGTGGCCCAGCGCGTCAAGGCGCTGGAGCACGAAGTCGGGCAGACCTTGCTCAGCCGCGCCGGACGCACCATGCAGCTCACCGCCGCCGGCGCCGCGCTGCTCGGTCCGGCCGCCGACCTGCTGCAGCGCACCCGCGACCTGCGCGCCATCGCCGCGTTGGACAGCGTGGTCGGCGAGCTGCGCATTGGCTGCATCAGTTCGGCCATGGCCTATGTGGTGCCCGGCGTGCTGGCGAATCTGATCGACAACTACGAGCACCTGCACCCGCATGTCGAGCCTGCGGTCTCGACCGAGCTGTACCGCAAGGTGCTGGCGGGCGACATCGATATCGCCCTCTTGGTGCTGCCGCAATTCGACCTGCCCAAGGAGTTCATCTGGCGGCCGCTGCGCAATGAACCGTTCGTGGTGCTGGCCCCGCAGGCACTGGCGCAACAGGCCGCCCATGAGGTGCTGCGCAGCGAGCCGTTCATTCGTTATCACCGCAGTTCCTGGGGCGGGGTGATGGCCGACCGTTACCTGTTGCAGAACGGCATCCAGCCCCGCGAACGCTTCGAGATCGACACACTGGACGCCATTGCTGCCATGGTCCGCGGGCAACTGGGCGTGTCGCTGGTGCCGCAATGGCGGCCGCTGCATGGCCAGCTCGATGGTCTGGCACAGATCGCCCTGCCCGGCACTGGCCTGCATCGCCCGATCGGGCTGGTGTGGAAACGCAATTCAGCCAAGGAGCGCTTGATCGAGGTGTTCTGCGAGGTGCTGTTCGCCGAGTCAACGACAAAATAA
- a CDS encoding CoA ester lyase, with translation MRSKLFVPGSRPELFPKAMASAADGISFDLEDAVAESAKADARAQLASYLSQPPSASKQLLVRINAQDSIHYLADLKALVATHVQIINLPKAEDPEQILRLADTLQQLEQRAGRRVPLTILANIESPRGLRQAAAIAAAHPRVMGLQLGFADLLEPLGIDRHAVNVIQQIQLSVRLAAGEAGVAAYDAAYAAINRPEGYRDEAVYARRLGFAGKSCIHPSQIALANEAFVPNRDEIAKAQRIVAAAGDAARAGVGAYQVDGQMVDAPFVRRAEMLLAQARQAGLLTH, from the coding sequence ATGCGCAGTAAATTGTTCGTCCCGGGCTCACGCCCCGAGCTGTTCCCCAAGGCCATGGCCTCGGCCGCCGATGGCATCAGCTTCGATCTCGAAGACGCCGTGGCCGAAAGCGCCAAGGCCGATGCTCGGGCGCAACTGGCCAGCTACCTGAGCCAGCCGCCGAGTGCGAGCAAGCAACTGCTGGTACGCATCAACGCGCAAGACTCGATCCACTACCTGGCCGACCTCAAGGCGCTGGTCGCCACTCATGTGCAGATCATCAATCTGCCCAAGGCCGAAGACCCCGAGCAGATCCTGCGCCTGGCCGACACCTTGCAGCAGCTTGAACAGCGCGCCGGGCGCCGGGTACCGCTGACTATCCTGGCCAATATCGAATCGCCCCGTGGCCTGCGCCAGGCCGCCGCCATCGCTGCCGCGCATCCGCGGGTCATGGGCTTGCAACTGGGCTTTGCTGATCTGCTGGAACCGCTGGGTATCGATCGGCATGCGGTCAACGTCATTCAGCAGATCCAGCTCAGCGTGCGTCTGGCCGCCGGTGAGGCCGGGGTAGCTGCCTATGACGCAGCCTATGCAGCCATCAACCGCCCCGAGGGCTATCGCGACGAAGCGGTTTACGCCCGACGCCTGGGATTTGCCGGCAAGTCGTGCATTCATCCTTCACAAATCGCCCTGGCCAATGAAGCCTTCGTGCCCAATCGAGATGAAATCGCCAAGGCGCAGCGCATCGTTGCCGCTGCGGGTGACGCTGCGCGTGCGGGGGTGGGGGCCTACCAGGTCGATGGCCAGATGGTCGATGCGCCGTTCGTGCGCCGCGCCGAGATGCTCCTGGCCCAAGCGCGACAGGCGGGGCTGCTGACGCACTGA
- a CDS encoding 2-hydroxycarboxylate transporter family protein, with protein MHNVDTLAAAPPQASLFERLMNIRISFIPVPVYLVLVALVVGLLIEHELKPDLPTMIAIIGLGGATCGELGKRLPFIGKIGGAAIVSAFLPSYLVSLGWVPQEIIAPVTSFTKQSNFIYLFVSAVVVGSIFTMDRNLIVKGFAKIFVPLLLGSVLALIAGVAVGLLCGLPLRQVLFFVIVPVMGGGLGEGAIPLSVGYGEILGMDSGKILAQLLPIILLGNLCAILACGALDLLGKRYPSLTGNGRLQMAEISDDAVADQPVKIQFDGQTINQVIAAGMCAITLYLAGVLLHALFGLPGPVCMLFLAVLLKLANVIPARLETGARLLFQFFTTCVTYPLLFANSIAVTHWSELTAALHIGNVLTIATTVLTLVLTGLVVARRLNLYPIDTAIVNGCHSGLGGTGDIAILTAANRMQLLPYAQISTRIGGAITVMGALLILANMGPVG; from the coding sequence ATGCATAACGTCGACACCCTGGCCGCCGCGCCACCGCAGGCGTCGCTGTTCGAGCGGCTGATGAATATCCGCATCAGCTTCATTCCGGTGCCGGTCTACCTGGTGCTAGTCGCCCTGGTGGTCGGTCTGCTGATCGAGCATGAACTCAAGCCCGATCTGCCGACCATGATCGCCATCATCGGCTTGGGTGGCGCCACCTGCGGCGAGCTCGGCAAGCGCCTGCCGTTTATCGGCAAGATCGGCGGCGCGGCCATCGTCTCGGCGTTCCTGCCCTCATACCTCGTGAGCCTGGGCTGGGTGCCGCAAGAGATCATCGCGCCGGTAACGTCCTTTACCAAACAGAGCAACTTCATCTACCTGTTCGTCTCGGCGGTGGTGGTGGGCAGCATTTTCACCATGGACCGCAACCTCATCGTCAAAGGCTTCGCGAAGATTTTCGTGCCGTTGCTGCTGGGTTCGGTGCTGGCCCTGATCGCCGGTGTCGCGGTTGGGCTGTTGTGTGGATTGCCGTTGCGCCAGGTATTGTTTTTCGTGATCGTGCCGGTCATGGGTGGCGGGCTCGGCGAGGGCGCGATTCCGCTATCGGTCGGCTACGGCGAAATCCTCGGCATGGACTCGGGCAAGATTCTCGCGCAGTTGCTGCCGATCATTTTGCTCGGCAACCTGTGTGCGATCCTCGCCTGCGGTGCGCTGGACCTTTTGGGCAAGCGCTATCCCTCGCTGACCGGGAACGGCCGCTTGCAGATGGCCGAGATCTCGGATGACGCGGTTGCCGACCAACCGGTGAAAATCCAGTTCGACGGCCAGACCATCAACCAAGTGATCGCCGCCGGCATGTGTGCCATCACCCTCTACCTGGCCGGTGTGCTGCTGCATGCGCTGTTCGGCCTGCCGGGGCCGGTGTGCATGTTGTTTTTGGCGGTGCTGCTGAAGCTGGCCAACGTGATTCCGGCACGGCTGGAAACCGGTGCGCGGTTGTTGTTTCAGTTCTTCACCACGTGCGTGACCTATCCGCTGCTGTTCGCCAACTCGATTGCCGTGACGCACTGGAGCGAGCTGACGGCCGCACTGCATATCGGCAATGTGCTGACCATTGCGACCACGGTGTTGACCTTGGTGCTGACGGGGTTGGTGGTGGCGCGACGGTTGAACCTGTATCCGATCGATACGGCGATTGTGAATGGCTGCCACAGCGGGTTGGGCGGGACGGGGGATATCGCGATTTTGACGGCGGCGAACCGGATGCAGCTGCTGCCGTATGCGCAGATATCGACGCGGATCGGGGGGGCGATCACGGTGATGGGGGCGTTGTTGATTTTGGCGAATATGGGGCCGGTGGGGTGA
- a CDS encoding glycosyl hydrolase family 28-related protein: MAIYNVKDYGAKGDGSTDDTAAIQAAIDAAAADGGGQVYLSSGTYTLSSTAAGSVLQLKDFTSLTGDGIGQTVLKLADGSTGATSVVRGDGDSIGASSLTIDGNRAGNSGTVQGWVSGTSDDVTLSAVEVVNASGDGFNLRSVGHQFSVSDSVARFNGIAGFHADGQANSYIHDSLAQSNGDAGFDLGGELTVLDSDALTNGNDGFVLREGDSSSAGTSRIVIDGGSAAGNNGNGVDAVLVHGFQISAMDLHSNLYNGILSDASSDGVITQNHVFGNDYDEFSYSEIDISGWTGSPATTANNVSATHNVVTGGHNSYYGITVGIDTGDYNTVADNIVSQTVLPIVVVGEHSVKSNNVAFVRLYGTDHADVMNGSVARDQLVAGDGNDTLNASAGADVLDGGGGVDRLTTGAGADVVRFDTLADSYRDAAHSYADRITDFDATSDRLDLCALGFSTLGNGHGDTLLLSYNAALDRTYLKHLDADAAGNRFEAVLLGDHRDFTVANLQQLGEGTAAADSLSGSALADSLYGGGARDTLYGLGGDDRLFGDGGGDRLEGGAGADTFVYRELSDSLRSNAAGGTAGRDMVMDFDASLGDQLDVSALGFTGLSDGHGHTLKVSVSADGEQTVLKSLEQNAQGKHFEILLAGDHQFELSQDSILFAQPLGNTPSVLPSWLDHNVYGTGGADTLIGDSTDNWIRGGDGNDRLSGGVGDDTLVGGGGADVMNGDTGNDTFAYTNVSDSFRQGSSVFADTINGFSVYNDRLDFSALGYTGLGDGHGETLKLVQDSGRTFLRDLDADGQGRLFEVRLAGDLKAHLTADNFVFAEAAQVEPLQLLGVTHGVGDVA, translated from the coding sequence ATGGCTATCTACAACGTAAAAGACTACGGCGCCAAAGGCGACGGCAGCACCGACGACACGGCGGCCATCCAGGCGGCCATCGATGCAGCGGCGGCAGACGGTGGTGGGCAGGTGTATCTGTCCAGCGGCACCTACACGCTCAGTTCCACCGCCGCAGGCAGTGTCTTGCAGCTCAAGGACTTCACCTCGCTGACCGGCGACGGCATCGGCCAGACGGTGCTCAAACTGGCCGACGGCTCGACCGGGGCGACCTCGGTGGTGCGCGGTGACGGTGATTCCATTGGCGCGAGCAGCTTGACCATCGACGGCAATCGGGCCGGCAACAGCGGTACGGTGCAGGGTTGGGTCAGTGGCACCAGCGACGACGTCACCCTGAGCGCCGTAGAAGTGGTCAACGCCAGTGGCGATGGTTTCAACCTGCGCAGCGTGGGGCATCAATTCAGCGTGAGCGACAGCGTTGCGCGGTTCAATGGTATTGCCGGGTTCCACGCCGACGGCCAGGCCAATAGCTACATCCATGATTCGCTGGCCCAGAGTAACGGGGACGCAGGCTTCGACCTCGGCGGTGAACTGACGGTACTCGACAGCGACGCCCTCACCAATGGCAACGACGGCTTCGTGCTGCGCGAAGGCGACAGCAGCAGTGCCGGCACCAGCCGTATCGTGATCGATGGCGGCAGCGCCGCGGGCAACAACGGTAACGGTGTCGACGCAGTGCTGGTCCATGGTTTTCAGATCAGCGCGATGGACCTGCACAGCAACCTCTACAACGGCATCCTCAGCGATGCCAGCAGCGACGGGGTCATCACTCAGAACCACGTGTTCGGCAACGACTACGACGAGTTTTCGTATTCCGAAATCGACATCAGCGGCTGGACCGGCAGCCCCGCCACCACGGCGAACAACGTGTCGGCCACCCACAATGTGGTGACGGGCGGGCACAACAGCTATTACGGCATCACCGTGGGGATCGACACGGGCGACTACAACACCGTCGCCGACAACATCGTCAGCCAGACGGTCCTGCCGATCGTGGTGGTCGGCGAGCACAGCGTCAAAAGCAACAATGTCGCGTTCGTGCGCCTGTATGGCACCGATCACGCCGACGTCATGAACGGCAGCGTGGCACGCGACCAACTCGTCGCCGGTGATGGCAACGATACGCTCAATGCCAGCGCGGGCGCCGATGTGCTCGATGGCGGCGGCGGCGTGGATCGGCTGACCACCGGTGCTGGCGCCGATGTGGTGCGCTTCGACACCCTGGCCGACAGCTACCGCGATGCGGCCCATAGCTACGCCGACCGCATCACTGACTTTGACGCCACCAGCGATCGCCTGGACCTCTGCGCCTTGGGTTTCAGCACGTTGGGCAACGGCCATGGCGACACGCTGCTGCTGAGTTACAACGCGGCGCTGGATCGTACCTACCTCAAGCATCTGGATGCGGACGCGGCGGGCAATCGTTTCGAGGCGGTGCTGCTCGGCGACCACCGCGACTTTACCGTGGCCAATCTGCAGCAGCTCGGTGAAGGCACGGCGGCAGCCGATTCGCTGAGCGGCTCGGCACTCGCCGACTCCCTCTACGGCGGCGGTGCACGCGACACGCTGTACGGCCTGGGCGGCGACGACAGGTTGTTTGGCGACGGCGGTGGCGACCGCCTGGAGGGTGGCGCGGGGGCCGATACTTTTGTCTATCGCGAGTTGAGCGACAGCCTGCGATCGAATGCAGCCGGCGGTACTGCGGGGCGGGACATGGTGATGGACTTTGACGCCAGCCTGGGCGATCAGCTCGACGTTTCAGCGCTGGGCTTCACCGGTCTGAGCGACGGTCATGGGCATACGCTCAAGGTCAGCGTCAGTGCCGATGGCGAGCAGACAGTGCTCAAGTCGCTGGAGCAAAATGCCCAGGGGAAGCATTTCGAGATACTGCTGGCGGGGGATCATCAGTTCGAGCTGTCCCAGGACAGCATTCTCTTCGCCCAGCCCTTGGGCAACACCCCCAGCGTGCTGCCGAGCTGGCTCGATCACAATGTTTACGGCACTGGCGGCGCCGATACCCTGATTGGCGATTCGACCGACAACTGGATCCGCGGCGGTGATGGCAATGACCGGCTCAGCGGCGGCGTCGGCGACGATACGTTGGTCGGCGGTGGCGGCGCGGATGTGATGAACGGCGACACGGGCAACGATACCTTTGCCTATACGAACGTCAGCGACAGCTTTCGCCAGGGCAGCTCGGTGTTCGCCGACACCATCAACGGCTTCTCGGTTTACAACGACCGGCTGGATTTCTCGGCGTTGGGCTATACCGGGCTGGGGGATGGGCATGGGGAGACGTTGAAATTGGTGCAGGACTCTGGCCGGACGTTTTTGCGCGATCTGGATGCGGATGGGCAGGGGCGCTTGTTCGAGGTGCGGTTGGCGGGAGATTTGAAGGCGCATCTGACGGCGGATAATTTTGTCTTTGCTGAGGCGGCGCAGGTCGAGCCGTTGCAGTTGTTGGGGGTGACGCACGGGGTTGGTGACGTGGCGTGA